Proteins encoded by one window of Flagellimonas lutaonensis:
- a CDS encoding DUF5694 domain-containing protein, with protein MKYLRLPLCLCILAVVIAGCTTKTSQNNSSTDQKTAFDTLKGPSDFYPKERVKVLVVGTFHFEYPGLDAHKTSDENKVDVLKEPKKSELEELVAYIKKFKPNKVVIEARPTWNTMEKFEQYKNGGFTDKRDERFTLGMRIAKDLGLDTLYALDAHSLIRDLYEKDSVLVKELTNKIDGEADDAYWELSKKWLDYEDKIRLKLPLLDYFKRMNSRENHRANYGLYLTGNIGNSDGQAADYLSMWWYNRNLRIFAKLVEITDGPKDRILVIFGNGHAALLRHLFEATPQYEFVEFDSL; from the coding sequence ATGAAATACCTTAGACTTCCTCTCTGCTTGTGCATTTTAGCCGTCGTAATCGCTGGATGCACTACCAAAACTTCCCAAAATAACAGTTCGACCGATCAAAAAACTGCATTCGACACTCTAAAGGGGCCCTCTGATTTTTACCCCAAAGAACGGGTCAAAGTATTGGTGGTGGGCACTTTTCACTTTGAATATCCAGGGCTTGATGCACACAAGACCTCTGATGAGAACAAGGTAGATGTGCTCAAAGAACCTAAAAAGTCTGAACTTGAAGAACTGGTCGCCTATATCAAAAAGTTCAAGCCCAACAAAGTGGTCATCGAGGCCCGCCCCACATGGAACACCATGGAAAAGTTCGAGCAATACAAAAACGGTGGATTCACCGATAAACGTGACGAGCGTTTTACACTGGGCATGCGCATCGCCAAAGACCTGGGCCTTGATACGCTTTATGCCCTTGATGCCCATTCATTAATAAGAGATCTGTACGAGAAAGATTCTGTTTTGGTCAAGGAGCTGACAAACAAAATTGATGGGGAGGCCGATGATGCTTATTGGGAACTTTCCAAAAAATGGCTTGATTATGAGGATAAGATTAGGTTAAAACTGCCCCTATTGGACTATTTTAAACGTATGAACTCACGAGAAAACCACAGGGCAAATTATGGGCTGTACCTTACGGGAAACATTGGAAACTCTGATGGCCAAGCGGCCGATTACCTATCGATGTGGTGGTACAATCGCAACCTTCGGATATTTGCAAAATTGGTGGAAATCACCGATGGGCCCAAAGACCGTATTCTGGTCATTTTCGGCAACGGGCACGCAGCCTTGTTACGTCATTTGTTTGAAGCCACGCCCCAATACGAGTTTGTGGAGTTCGATAGTTTATAG
- the uvrA gene encoding excinuclease ABC subunit UvrA: protein MISLQDIDPKQNIIIKGAKLHNLKNIDVVIPRNKLVVITGLSGSGKSSLAFDTLYAEGQRRYVESLSSYARQFLGKLDKPKVDYIKGIAPAIAIEQKVNSTNPRSTVGTTTEIYDYLKLLFARVGKTISPVSGKEVKKQTVTNVVKHVVAFEEGTKLLLLAPITIPEDRDVQKSLQLFSKQGYARIKYDGAVVRIDQAPKEIGRKFDLVVDRIVVKDDEDFRNRLANAVDNAFFEGKGRCVVEHLETGKQQLFSNQFELDGMRFLEPNVHLFSFNNPYGACPRCEGYGDVIGIDEDLVVPNTALSVYENAVFPWRGESMSWYRDQLVNAAYKFDFPIHKPWYELSEEQKQLVWDGNEHFTGLNEFFSMLEEKSYKIQNRVMLSRYRGKTKCSLCKGKRLREEATYVKINGKSIVDLIELPIKKLVPFFGELQLSDHDQKIAKRLLKEITTRLDFLDKVGLSYLTLNRKSNTLSGGESQRINLATSLGSSLVGSMYILDEPSIGLHPKDTENLIEVLKSLRDLGNTVIVVEHDEDIMKAADEVIDIGPEAGTLGGEIVATGPLDEILKSNSLTASYLNGSKEIEVPAERRNSKNYIQVIGARENNLKNINVTFPLNMLTVVTGVSGSGKSTLVKKILYPAILKEIGGYGEKAGQFTKLEGKYAHIKNVEFVDQNPIGRSSRSNPVTYIKAYDDIRALFAAQKLSKIRNYQAKHFSFNVDGGRCDKCKGEGEITVEMQFMADVHLECDVCNGKRFKKDILEVQFEGKNINDVLEMTIDDAIAHFEKYNQPKIVTKLKPLQDVGLGYVTLGQSSSTLSGGEAQRIKLASFLVKGNTKEKALFIFDEPTTGLHFHDINKLLASFNALLEKGHSIIVIEHNIELIKCADYIIDLGPEGGENGGHLVVEGTPEKVVQNKESFTGRYLRDKLF from the coding sequence ATGATTTCACTACAAGATATCGATCCCAAACAGAATATTATCATAAAAGGTGCCAAGCTGCACAATCTCAAGAATATAGATGTGGTGATCCCCCGAAACAAACTGGTTGTGATTACCGGTCTTTCGGGTTCAGGAAAATCGAGCCTTGCCTTTGATACTTTATATGCCGAGGGGCAAAGGCGTTATGTCGAGAGCCTATCTTCGTACGCCCGACAGTTTTTGGGCAAGCTCGACAAGCCCAAGGTCGATTATATAAAAGGAATTGCCCCTGCCATTGCCATTGAGCAAAAGGTGAACTCTACCAATCCCCGTTCTACCGTGGGCACCACTACCGAAATATACGATTACCTAAAACTGCTGTTTGCCCGTGTCGGAAAGACCATTTCACCCGTCTCGGGCAAAGAGGTCAAAAAACAAACGGTCACCAATGTGGTGAAACATGTGGTGGCTTTTGAAGAAGGCACAAAGCTATTGCTGTTGGCACCCATCACCATACCCGAAGACAGGGATGTACAGAAATCACTGCAACTCTTCTCAAAACAGGGCTATGCCCGTATCAAATACGATGGTGCAGTGGTTAGGATCGACCAGGCACCAAAAGAGATCGGCCGTAAATTCGATTTGGTGGTGGATAGGATTGTGGTCAAGGATGATGAAGATTTCCGAAACCGTTTGGCAAATGCCGTTGACAATGCCTTTTTTGAGGGCAAGGGGCGTTGCGTGGTCGAACATTTGGAAACTGGCAAACAACAATTGTTCAGCAATCAGTTCGAGCTCGATGGCATGAGGTTTCTCGAACCCAACGTACACCTTTTCAGCTTTAACAATCCGTATGGGGCCTGCCCCCGCTGTGAGGGCTATGGTGATGTCATTGGTATTGATGAAGACCTGGTGGTTCCGAATACGGCCCTATCGGTATATGAGAATGCCGTATTCCCTTGGCGGGGCGAGAGCATGTCGTGGTACCGTGACCAATTGGTCAATGCCGCCTATAAATTCGATTTTCCCATCCACAAGCCTTGGTATGAGCTTTCAGAAGAGCAAAAACAATTGGTTTGGGACGGCAATGAGCATTTCACTGGATTGAACGAGTTTTTTTCGATGTTGGAAGAAAAAAGCTATAAGATCCAAAACAGAGTGATGCTCTCCCGCTACCGTGGAAAGACGAAATGCAGCCTTTGCAAGGGCAAGCGACTTCGTGAGGAAGCCACCTATGTCAAAATCAATGGTAAATCGATTGTGGACCTCATTGAGCTGCCCATCAAAAAACTGGTTCCTTTCTTTGGGGAATTGCAGCTGTCAGACCACGACCAAAAAATCGCCAAGCGATTGTTGAAGGAAATCACCACCCGTTTGGATTTTCTCGATAAGGTCGGGCTCAGCTATCTCACCCTCAACCGAAAATCGAACACGCTCTCTGGTGGTGAGAGCCAGCGTATCAACCTCGCCACTTCACTGGGCAGCAGTTTGGTGGGTTCCATGTACATTTTGGACGAGCCCAGCATTGGCCTGCACCCAAAAGATACCGAAAACCTCATCGAAGTACTGAAATCGCTACGGGATTTGGGTAATACCGTAATAGTGGTCGAGCACGATGAAGACATTATGAAGGCCGCCGACGAGGTCATTGACATTGGCCCCGAAGCGGGCACTTTGGGCGGTGAAATCGTTGCCACGGGCCCGCTTGATGAGATTTTGAAGTCAAATTCGCTGACCGCTTCTTACCTAAACGGCAGTAAGGAAATCGAGGTGCCCGCCGAAAGGCGCAACTCCAAAAACTATATTCAGGTCATCGGGGCACGTGAAAACAACTTAAAGAATATCAATGTGACCTTTCCCCTGAACATGCTGACGGTGGTCACTGGGGTCTCGGGCAGTGGCAAGAGCACCTTGGTCAAAAAAATACTGTATCCTGCCATTTTGAAGGAAATTGGGGGCTATGGTGAAAAGGCCGGGCAGTTCACCAAATTGGAGGGCAAGTACGCCCACATCAAAAACGTGGAGTTTGTTGACCAAAACCCCATTGGTCGGTCATCACGTAGCAACCCCGTCACCTATATCAAGGCCTACGATGACATTCGGGCCTTGTTCGCGGCACAGAAACTGAGCAAGATCAGAAACTATCAGGCGAAACACTTTTCGTTCAATGTAGACGGGGGGCGTTGCGACAAATGCAAGGGTGAAGGCGAAATCACCGTCGAGATGCAGTTCATGGCAGATGTGCATCTGGAATGCGACGTCTGTAATGGAAAACGCTTTAAAAAAGATATTCTCGAGGTGCAGTTCGAGGGCAAGAACATCAACGATGTGCTCGAAATGACCATCGATGATGCCATCGCCCATTTTGAAAAGTACAACCAGCCCAAAATTGTGACCAAGTTAAAGCCCCTGCAAGATGTTGGCTTGGGCTATGTGACCTTGGGCCAATCGTCTTCTACCCTATCGGGCGGTGAGGCACAGCGCATTAAACTCGCTTCCTTTTTGGTAAAGGGCAACACCAAAGAAAAAGCACTCTTCATCTTCGATGAACCCACCACGGGCCTGCACTTTCACGACATCAACAAACTTTTGGCCTCGTTCAATGCGCTGTTAGAGAAAGGCCACTCCATCATCGTAATCGAGCACAATATCGAACTCATCAAATGCGCCGACTATATCATTGACCTCGGCCCTGAGGGTGGTGAAAACGGTGGCCATTTGGTGGTCGAGGGCACCCCCGAGAAAGTGGTGCAGAATAAAGAATCATTTACTGGAAGATATTTAAGAGATAAATTGTTTTAA
- a CDS encoding RNA polymerase sigma factor, whose product MELQIDDSILVKNYMDGDEKALETLINRHNQRISSFIYSKVLDRDITEDIFQDTFIKVIKTLKKGRYSEEGKFLPWVMRIAHNLIIDHFRKNKRMPKFEGNDDFNIFSVIKDDKLNAEKQLIKDQIDSDLSLLIEELPEDQKEVLMMRIYRDMSFKEISENTGVSINTALGRMRYALINLRKIVEKHNIVLTN is encoded by the coding sequence ATGGAACTACAGATTGATGACTCGATATTGGTCAAGAACTACATGGATGGCGACGAAAAAGCCCTAGAAACCCTTATCAACCGGCACAACCAGCGAATTTCAAGCTTTATTTATTCAAAAGTATTGGATAGGGATATCACAGAAGATATCTTTCAAGATACCTTTATCAAAGTCATCAAGACCTTGAAGAAGGGCAGATACAGTGAAGAAGGCAAGTTCTTGCCATGGGTGATGCGCATTGCACACAACCTGATCATAGACCACTTTCGCAAGAACAAACGTATGCCAAAATTCGAGGGCAACGATGATTTCAACATTTTTTCTGTTATCAAGGATGACAAGCTGAACGCTGAGAAGCAGCTTATCAAAGACCAAATTGATAGCGACCTTAGCTTGTTGATCGAAGAACTGCCAGAAGACCAGAAAGAAGTCTTGATGATGCGTATCTACAGGGATATGAGCTTCAAGGAAATTTCTGAAAACACCGGCGTAAGCATCAACACGGCTTTGGGAAGAATGCGATATGCGCTGATCAACCTCAGAAAAATAGTGGAAAAGCACAATATCGTTTTAACGAATTAA
- the nth gene encoding endonuclease III, translated as MTKSEKAAFVIKTLDEIYPTIPIPLDHKNPYTLLIAVLLSAQSTDVKVNQVTPLLFEKADNPFAMVKLSIEQIREIIKPVGLSPTKAKAIHRLSEILIEKYGGKVPEDIELLEELPGVGHKTASVVVSQAFGIPAFPVDTHIHRLMYRWGLSNGKNVVQTEKDAKRLFPKEKWNKLHLQIIWYGREYSPAQGWNLEKDIITKTIGRKSAINDYYKHKKNR; from the coding sequence ATGACCAAATCGGAAAAAGCGGCCTTTGTTATTAAAACGTTGGATGAAATCTATCCGACCATCCCCATTCCATTAGACCACAAAAACCCTTATACGCTATTAATTGCTGTGTTACTATCGGCCCAAAGTACCGATGTAAAGGTCAACCAAGTAACACCGCTGCTGTTTGAAAAGGCCGATAACCCCTTCGCGATGGTCAAACTCTCAATCGAGCAAATACGTGAGATCATTAAACCTGTTGGGCTCTCGCCCACCAAGGCCAAGGCCATTCACCGACTTTCAGAAATATTGATTGAAAAGTATGGTGGAAAGGTGCCGGAAGACATCGAACTTTTGGAAGAATTGCCCGGTGTGGGCCACAAAACCGCCAGTGTGGTGGTCTCGCAGGCCTTTGGTATACCAGCCTTCCCGGTAGATACGCATATTCACAGGTTGATGTACCGTTGGGGATTATCAAATGGAAAAAACGTGGTACAGACCGAAAAAGATGCCAAAAGACTGTTTCCAAAAGAGAAATGGAACAAACTGCACCTTCAGATCATTTGGTACGGGCGTGAATATTCACCGGCCCAGGGATGGAACCTCGAAAAAGACATCATTACCAAGACCATCGGAAGAAAAAGTGCGATCAACGACTACTACAAGCACAAAAAAAACCGCTAA
- the bcp gene encoding thioredoxin-dependent thiol peroxidase: MKMLTEGAKVPDFSAKDQDGNSIKLSDYKGKKLVVFFYPRANTPGCTAEACNLRDYYQELKDAGYELLGVSADSQKKQANFKNKFDFPFPLLADEDHTVINAFGVWGPKKFMGREFDGIHRTTFIIDEEGTVERVIQKVKTKDHAAQILEG; this comes from the coding sequence ATGAAAATGCTTACTGAAGGTGCCAAAGTACCTGATTTTTCTGCAAAAGACCAAGACGGCAATTCCATCAAACTTTCTGATTATAAAGGAAAAAAATTGGTGGTCTTCTTTTACCCCAGGGCAAACACACCGGGTTGCACGGCCGAGGCCTGTAATCTTCGCGATTATTACCAAGAATTGAAAGATGCCGGTTACGAATTATTGGGCGTAAGCGCGGACTCACAAAAAAAACAGGCCAACTTTAAGAATAAATTTGATTTCCCCTTTCCATTATTGGCTGATGAAGACCATACGGTCATAAATGCATTTGGGGTCTGGGGCCCTAAGAAATTTATGGGGCGTGAGTTTGATGGCATTCACCGGACCACATTCATCATCGATGAGGAGGGCACCGTTGAGCGGGTCATTCAAAAAGTAAAGACCAAAGACCACGCAGCACAGATTTTGGAAGGCTAG
- a CDS encoding nicotinate-nucleotide adenylyltransferase, with product MAPLLNRESEFENIPSIKAKTLRINLNPDIYGTFAEIGAGQETARHFFRAGGASGTIAKAMSAYDKAFSDAIYGVEEDGRYVTQSRLKKMLEHEMGLMEERIDRTQNPNRLFFCYANTVATIDFSKRYKGHGWVGLRFQLDPKQKEYDEIILHVRFKQNEARLQQETLGILGVNLIYGAFFKYNKPKKLLKYLYDHIDKDTLEIDMINFTGPNFKDVDNRLMSLQLIRNDMTDAVMFGPDGNNLLPAAVLYKKNILALRGSFRPVTKVNMDMFQKSYDIFIREQTVEYENTIVIFEITLSNLKASGEIDERDFMDRAELLCSLGHYVMISKFQEYYKLVEYFSNYTKNRIGLTMGVNNLIDIFDEKYYRHLSGGILEAFGKLFFKDLKVYLYPMKDPETGQIMTSNNLKVHPRMKELYKFFKYNGKVMDIIDYDPDIMHIFSRDVLKKIINGEDGWEEMLPEGIAEIIKEKNLFVRKELPKKEEVQ from the coding sequence ATGGCACCACTTCTCAACAGGGAAAGTGAATTTGAGAACATTCCCTCGATCAAGGCGAAAACCCTCAGGATCAATCTGAACCCAGACATTTACGGAACCTTTGCTGAAATCGGCGCGGGACAAGAGACCGCCCGACATTTTTTTAGGGCCGGTGGAGCCTCGGGTACCATAGCCAAGGCCATGAGTGCGTACGATAAAGCTTTTAGCGACGCCATTTACGGGGTCGAAGAAGATGGTCGTTACGTAACCCAAAGTAGGCTAAAAAAAATGCTGGAGCATGAAATGGGGCTAATGGAGGAGCGTATTGATCGCACGCAAAACCCAAACCGCCTCTTTTTCTGTTATGCCAACACCGTGGCCACCATTGACTTTTCTAAGCGCTATAAAGGTCACGGCTGGGTGGGACTACGTTTTCAACTAGACCCGAAACAGAAAGAGTATGATGAGATTATTTTGCATGTACGTTTCAAGCAAAATGAAGCACGCCTGCAGCAAGAGACCTTGGGTATCTTGGGAGTGAATCTTATATATGGAGCCTTTTTTAAATACAACAAGCCCAAAAAGCTGTTGAAATATCTTTATGACCATATCGATAAAGACACTTTGGAAATTGATATGATCAATTTTACCGGGCCCAACTTTAAAGATGTTGACAACCGTTTGATGAGCCTTCAGCTTATTAGAAACGATATGACCGATGCGGTGATGTTCGGCCCTGATGGCAATAACCTGCTACCGGCTGCGGTGCTCTACAAAAAGAACATTTTGGCACTACGCGGTAGTTTTAGGCCGGTGACCAAGGTAAATATGGACATGTTCCAGAAATCATATGATATCTTCATACGCGAGCAGACCGTTGAATATGAAAATACCATTGTCATTTTTGAGATAACACTTTCAAACCTTAAGGCATCGGGCGAAATCGACGAACGTGATTTTATGGACCGTGCCGAACTACTCTGTTCTTTGGGCCATTATGTAATGATCTCGAAATTTCAAGAATATTATAAACTGGTCGAATACTTTAGCAACTACACCAAGAACAGGATTGGCCTTACGATGGGGGTCAACAACCTCATTGATATTTTCGACGAAAAGTACTACCGTCATTTGAGTGGTGGTATTTTGGAGGCCTTCGGAAAACTGTTCTTTAAAGACCTGAAGGTATACCTCTACCCCATGAAAGACCCCGAAACGGGGCAGATCATGACCAGCAACAACTTGAAGGTTCACCCAAGAATGAAAGAATTGTACAAGTTCTTCAAGTACAACGGCAAGGTGATGGACATTATCGACTACGACCCAGACATCATGCACATTTTCTCGAGGGATGTGCTCAAGAAAATCATCAATGGGGAAGATGGCTGGGAAGAAATGCTACCAGAGGGCATTGCCGAGATTATCAAAGAGAAAAACCTGTTCGTTCGAAAAGAACTCCCTAAGAAAGAGGAAGTACAATAA
- a CDS encoding MBL fold metallo-hydrolase, protein MKVTFLGTGTSQGIPVIGSQHPVCLSSDPKDKRLRVSVLLQFNGCHYVIDCGPDFRQQMLANPVDRLDGILFTHEHADHTAGIDDIRPFFFRQGDIPIYVSERTMASLRVRFDYIFADTNRYPGAPAVQVNLITKDKPFELAGEKVWPIEAWHNRLPVFGYRIKDFAYLTDVKRVEDTEMPKLKNLKVLVVNALREEPHHSHFNLAEALAFANEVGAERTYFTHISHLLGFHADVQARLPKNVFLAYDNLTIMV, encoded by the coding sequence CTGAAAGTCACATTTTTAGGTACGGGAACCTCGCAGGGAATTCCGGTAATAGGCAGTCAACATCCTGTTTGCCTGAGCAGCGACCCCAAAGACAAACGGTTGCGGGTTTCGGTCTTGCTTCAGTTCAACGGATGCCATTACGTTATCGACTGCGGACCCGATTTTCGTCAACAGATGTTGGCAAACCCCGTTGACCGGCTCGATGGCATTCTTTTTACACACGAACATGCCGACCATACCGCCGGCATCGATGATATTCGCCCGTTTTTCTTCCGTCAAGGCGATATTCCCATATACGTATCAGAACGTACCATGGCCTCGTTGCGCGTACGGTTCGATTATATTTTTGCCGATACCAACCGTTACCCCGGTGCCCCAGCGGTGCAGGTCAACCTAATCACCAAAGACAAGCCATTTGAACTGGCGGGTGAAAAGGTCTGGCCCATTGAGGCTTGGCACAACAGACTGCCCGTGTTCGGCTACCGTATCAAGGATTTTGCCTATTTGACCGATGTAAAACGGGTAGAGGATACAGAAATGCCAAAATTGAAAAACCTAAAAGTGCTGGTCGTCAATGCGCTTCGCGAAGAGCCCCATCATTCCCATTTTAATTTGGCGGAAGCACTGGCCTTTGCCAACGAAGTCGGTGCCGAACGAACCTATTTCACGCACATTAGCCATTTGTTGGGTTTTCACGCAGATGTGCAGGCAAGATTGCCCAAAAATGTATTTTTGGCCTACGATAATTTAACCATAATGGTATAA